One window of Quercus robur chromosome 5, dhQueRobu3.1, whole genome shotgun sequence genomic DNA carries:
- the LOC126729117 gene encoding borneol dehydrogenase, mitochondrial-like, with amino-acid sequence MGSFSVLPPEARRLEGKVALITGAASGIGASIARLFSKHGVKVVIADMQDELGHFICKELNPQSTTFVHCDVTNETNVENAVNHVVSMYGKLDIMYNNAGIVGEAKFNILENTQADFEQVVKVNLVGAFLGTKHAARVMISTRKGSIINTASASSTTAGGAPHAYTSSKHAVHGIHGLTKNTAVELGHFGIRVNCVSPYIFATPLAMKFFKMDDDEASHVYSNLKGEVLKPEDVAETALFLASDDSKYVSGHNFLIDGGFSIHNAGFCIFPQ; translated from the exons ATGGGAAGTTTCTCAGTACTCCCACCTGAAGCAAGAAG GCTAGAAGGAAAAGTGGCACTAATTACTGGTGCAGCTAGCGGCATTGGTGCGTCCATTGCAAGACTATTCTCAAAACATGGAGTTAAAGTTGTCATCGCAGACATGCAAGATGAATTGGGTCACTTTATATGCAAAGAACTAAACCCTCAATCAACAACCTTTGTCCATTGTGATGTCACCAACGAAACTAATGTCGAAAATGCTGTTAACCATGTCGTTTCCATGTATGGTAAGCTAGACATTATGTACAACAATGCTGGTATAGTTGGGGAAGCCAAATTCAACATCCTTGAGAACACCCAGGCTGATTTTGAGCAAGTGGTTAAAGTCAATCTGGTAGGTGCTTTCCTTGGCACCAAGCATGCAGCCCGTGTAATGATCTCGACTCGCAAAGGCAGTATAATCAATACTGCAAGCGCATCCTCAACCACTGCAGGCGGTGCACCACATGCCTACACAAGCTCAAAACATGCTGTGCATGGAATCCATGGATTAACAAAAAATACAGCAGTGGAGCTCGGACATTTTGGCATTCGTGTGAATTGTGTGTCACCCTATATATTTGCTACACCTTTggcaatgaaattttttaagatgGATGATGATGAAGCTTCCCATGTTTATTCAAACCTCAAGGGTGAGGTTCTCAAGCCAGAGGATGTTGCTGAGACTGCTCTCTTTCTTGCAAGTGATGACTCAAAATATGTGAGTGGACATAATTTTCTCATAGACGGAGGCTTCAGTATTCACAATGcaggtttttgtatttttccacaataa